GAGGCGCTCAAGACGCTGATCAGCCAGCGCCTGCAGATTGTCCATGCCCAGAAGGAGGGAATGGCGATTTCTGATGCAGAGTTGGCGCATTTCCTGGCATCCCAGCCCGCACTCCAGGAAAATGGCCAGTTCAGCAAGGCGCGCTATGAGCAGCTGCTCAAGGCCCAAGGCATGTCCGCCGAGGCTTTGGAGGCCAAGGTGCGACATGACCTGTTGACACGACAGCTCGTCGGTAGCTTGCTCGATAGTGCATTCGTATCCCAAACCGCTGCGGCCAAGGTTGCGGCATTGCTTGGCGAGCAGCGCGAAGTGCTGGCTGCAACCATTGCGCCGGCGCAGTTCCGGGAGAAGGTCAAACTAGGAGCGGATGCAGCCAAGCAGTATTACGATGCCCATCTTGCCGAGTTCAAGCAGCCGGAGCAGGTTCGGGTCAAGTATGTGGTGCTGTCGCAGCAGGCGATTGCGGATCAACAGGTCGTCTCGGAAGACGAACTCCACAAGTATTTTGATGAACATAAGGCAAATCTCGGCGGGGAGGAGCGCAAGGTTGCTCATATTCTGCTGTCCGTTGCCGCAGATGCACCTGCCGCCGAGAAGGAAAAGGTCAAGGCAAAGGCTGAGGCCCTGTTGAAAGAAGTCCAGGCCACGCCCGGCAAATTTGCGGAGCTGGCTCGGCAGCAGTCGCAGGATCCTGGTTCTGCCGCAAAGGGTGGGGATCTCGGCTACTACGCAAAGGGTGGTGGTTTCGTCAAGCCGTTTGAGGATGCCGTGTTTGCAATGAACAAGGGCGAGATCAAGGGGCTGGTCGAGACCCAGTTTGGCTACCACATCCTCAAGCTCGAGGACGTCAAGACCAAAGGGTTTGACGACGTCAGGCCGCAGATCGAGGCCTTGCTGAAGGGCCAAAAGGCATCGCAACAGTTCCAGGGAGTTGCCGACAAATTCAATGATGTACTGTATAACCAGCCGGATAGCTTGGAGGCTGCTGCCGGTCAATTCAAGCTTGAAGTCAAGGAGAGTGGCTGGTTGGCCCGTGGCCAGGCCGCCGAGCCAGAGTTGAATAATCCCAAGGTGTTCGACGCTGTCTTCACTGATGATGTGGTGAAGAAAAAGCACAACAGCGAGGCCGTGGAGATTGCGCCGGGCAAGCTGCTGGCAGCCCACGTCCTGGACTATCGGGCGGCCGGGCAGCGTCCGCTGGCCGAGGTGCAGGATCAGATCATCGCCAAGCTGGCTGCAGCGCAGGCGCAGGAACTGGCCATCGCCGATGGCAAGGCCAAGCTAGCTGATCTGGTGGCTGGTAAACCCGTCGAACTCGCCTGGGGCGGGGCGCAGACCTTGTCCCGCCAAGCGGCCGGCACGGTCGATCCCGCCGTGTTGCGCGACATCTTCAAGGCGGATGGGGCCAAGCTGCCGATGTATGCTGGCGGGGCGATCGCCAACGGTTTTGTTATCTACAAGATTACCAAGGCTGTGCCGGTGGATGGTTCGGTAGACAAGTTGAAGCCGATTGCGGCCGGTCTGGCGGGCCTGGATGCCAAGGCACAAGGGCTGGCTTACCTGAAGGGGTTGGAGAGCCGTTACAAGGTTGAAATTCGAAAGGGTGCGCTGGAACGCGAATAAGCGTTACGGCATCTCGCTTGCAAAAACAAAGCCCGCTTGATGCGGGCTTTGTTTTTGGGCTGTATCCACACTGCCGGTTACGACTGGCCTGCGGGGGCCTGTGGGCCGGGAGGGATTTCTACTCAATTATGAATTGCTTCTCTAAAGCCGCTACAGGCATAGATCATCTATCCAACTATGACAAAAGTACCGGTGGAATTACCGTCATTTCGAGCGGGGGCTTGTTTATGCTCCTCGACACCGTTTTGGCGGGGTGAGCTTCGCTCCTGTCCATTGTGTTGTCTTTCATCGCGCATCTTGGGGCGTTCATGACGGTTTGAGGCCTTTGCGATGCGATTTTGGCTTTGCCTTTGCCGCATCCTCCTGACGAGCCTTGGCGCCGACTTTGGTGTCGAATGGGGGCTTGCCCTCGGACTTCTTTTCGCCCTTCCGCTTGTCGTCTTTTGTGGGGGCCGACACTGAGATCTTCTTGCTCGGGTAGTCCGCCTCTTCGAGCGGGCGCCCGGATAGGTGACTGATGCGAAGCTGTTGCCCGGATACCGACACGATCTTCAGTTTTTCGAACACCTCTTTCGGCATGCCTTCCGGTAATTCGAGCACGCTGTAGTTCTCATGAATGTCGATACGGCCGATGTATTTGGGGGCAAGGCCCGCTTCGTCGGCGATTGCACCGGCGATATTGGCCGGCTTCACGCCATGTTCATGACCTACCTCGATGCGGTACGTCTGCATGTTGACCGCGCCGTGGCGGGTTTTACGCTCGTTCTTCTGTGCTGCTGGCTTTTCAGCTTCCCCATGGCGTTCAGCGTGAGCTTTGCTATGCAATTTGTCACCGCGCAAACCGCCACTTTCGGATGCTGGTGAGGCCAATTTCTTGTTTGCGCGCTTGACCGCCGTCGGCGATTCGCCATCGCGACTGATGCGCAACTGCTGGCCGGCTACCCAGACCGTTTTGAGACGACTGAGGAGATCATCCGGCAGGCTGTCCGGCAAATCCAATGTGCTGTAGTCATCGTAGATTTCAATGCGGCCGATGTACTTGGAGTCCAGCGCCGCTTCGTTGGCAATGGCGCCAACAATGTTGCCCGGTTTGACGCCATGCACATGGCCAACTTCGATGCGGAAGGTTTGCATACCGGCCTCAGGCGTGCGGTCCACTCGCTGTTTTCTCGGGAACGCGGGTTGCTCGGTCATCTCCCGGTGTCTGTGGCGTTCCGGTTTGCCCTGGCGGTCATTGCGCACAACGCGGTCCGTCGGCTCTCGGAAACCTGCTTTGTCGTCCAACCCGATGCCTTTGGCCTGAGGTTCGCGCCTGTTCCTGTCGAGCAGCAGCGGTATGTCGCCACGCGCGAGTTTAGCCAGCGCAGCGGCGATCTCGATGGCAGGAACATTCTGTTCGCGCTCATAGTCTTCAATCAGCAACTGGAATTCCTCCAGCCCACCGGCTGCCAGCGTGTCGCTGATCTGGTCCTTGAATTTGGCGATGCGCACATCGTTCACTGCCTGGATGGTTGGCAGTTCCAGCGGTGCCACCGGCTGGCGCGTCGCGCGCTCAATGACCTTGAGCAGATTTCGCTCGCGTGGCGCAATGAATAGGATCGCCTCGCCGCTGCGCCCGGCACGCCCGGTCCGGCCGATACGATGGGTATAGCTCTCCGGGTCATGTGGCACGTCGTAGTTGATCACGTGGCTGATGCGTTCCACATCCAGCCCGCGCGCAGCGACATCCGTTGCCACCAGGATGTCGATCTTGCCGTCTTTCAGCTGTTGAATGGTGCGTTCCCGCTGCGGCTGCGCCATG
The Chitinivorax sp. PXF-14 genome window above contains:
- a CDS encoding SurA N-terminal domain-containing protein, producing the protein MFAFAEKYKTPLQVMLGVIALSFVGLGVGSYNVSEDPNVVAEVGGQKVSRQELAGMMQNLPSTPEARAEALKTLISQRLQIVHAQKEGMAISDAELAHFLASQPALQENGQFSKARYEQLLKAQGMSAEALEAKVRHDLLTRQLVGSLLDSAFVSQTAAAKVAALLGEQREVLAATIAPAQFREKVKLGADAAKQYYDAHLAEFKQPEQVRVKYVVLSQQAIADQQVVSEDELHKYFDEHKANLGGEERKVAHILLSVAADAPAAEKEKVKAKAEALLKEVQATPGKFAELARQQSQDPGSAAKGGDLGYYAKGGGFVKPFEDAVFAMNKGEIKGLVETQFGYHILKLEDVKTKGFDDVRPQIEALLKGQKASQQFQGVADKFNDVLYNQPDSLEAAAGQFKLEVKESGWLARGQAAEPELNNPKVFDAVFTDDVVKKKHNSEAVEIAPGKLLAAHVLDYRAAGQRPLAEVQDQIIAKLAAAQAQELAIADGKAKLADLVAGKPVELAWGGAQTLSRQAAGTVDPAVLRDIFKADGAKLPMYAGGAIANGFVIYKITKAVPVDGSVDKLKPIAAGLAGLDAKAQGLAYLKGLESRYKVEIRKGALERE
- a CDS encoding DEAD/DEAH box helicase; its protein translation is MSDTSFPLFADLQLNPPLLRVLQDLGYESPSPIQAAAIPLLLAGRDVLGQAQTGTGKTAAFALPILAGIDIKPGAPQALVLAPTRELAIQVAEAFQRYAAYIPGFHVLPIYGGQSYGPQLAALRRGVHVVVGTPGRVIDHIEKNSLNLSQLKTMVLDEADEMLRMGFIDDVETILQSTPESRQIALFSATMPSVIRRIAQTYLHNPAEVTIAAKTGTADNIRQRYWLVSGMHKLDALTRILEAEPFDGMIIFARTKLGTEELATKLQARGFSAAAINGDMAQPQRERTIQQLKDGKIDILVATDVAARGLDVERISHVINYDVPHDPESYTHRIGRTGRAGRSGEAILFIAPRERNLLKVIERATRQPVAPLELPTIQAVNDVRIAKFKDQISDTLAAGGLEEFQLLIEDYEREQNVPAIEIAAALAKLARGDIPLLLDRNRREPQAKGIGLDDKAGFREPTDRVVRNDRQGKPERHRHREMTEQPAFPRKQRVDRTPEAGMQTFRIEVGHVHGVKPGNIVGAIANEAALDSKYIGRIEIYDDYSTLDLPDSLPDDLLSRLKTVWVAGQQLRISRDGESPTAVKRANKKLASPASESGGLRGDKLHSKAHAERHGEAEKPAAQKNERKTRHGAVNMQTYRIEVGHEHGVKPANIAGAIADEAGLAPKYIGRIDIHENYSVLELPEGMPKEVFEKLKIVSVSGQQLRISHLSGRPLEEADYPSKKISVSAPTKDDKRKGEKKSEGKPPFDTKVGAKARQEDAAKAKPKSHRKGLKPS